The genomic window GTCGTGCTGAGCTTCAACGAAATCACCCGCGACACGCAAATCGAATCGGCGGCGCTGGTGACAGACGTGGGGGCGAGGGCCTAGGGGCGAGGGAGTTGGCCATGGTTCGCGTGCCGGAGGGTTTGGAATAACGATCGTTGCCGTTTGATTTCGGCACGCAAAGCGTGCCTTACCAGGTAAAGGAGCAGGAACAGCGAACGGCGTCGATGGAGCCGAGCGGCCGGGACCGAAATCCACGTCCCTTTCCCCTCACCCCTCGTCCCTCGCCCCTCTCACCACATGGATGTAAAAACCTATCGCGCCCGGACGATGCAGGAAGCGCTCAATCTGGTGCGCCGCGAACTCGGACCGAATGCGGCCGTTTTGCAGACGCGCGACGTGCGGACCGGCGGATTGTTTCGCCTGTTGCCCGGCATGAGGCGCGTCGAAGTGACCGCGTCGGCCGATGTCACCGTTCCCAGCCGAATGCCGTCGCGCACTCGGGAAGCTGACTTCAACGATGCGGCCGGGCTGGACCTTTCCTCGGCGCCGCGGCCAGATTCGCAGGAATATCGCCGCAAGTTCCGCGACGAACTGCAAGGGCAGTTGACCGATCTGCACTCGATGGTCGAGGACCTTTGCCGCCGATCGCAAAGTTCGCCGCCGCGCGATCTGCCGCGATCGCTGTTCCACTTGTTCACCGATCTCATCGAGGCGGACGTCAGTGAGGAGCTGGCCCGCGAGCTGATCGAACGCATTCGCGGCGAATCGCCGGGGGACGATCTGGCCGACGAGGTGCTCGCCAAGGCCCGCATCGCTCGGATGGTCGAAGACGAGATTCAGGTCACGGGACCCATTCGCGCCGAGCCGGGGCGGCGGCGGCTCGTCGCGCTCGTCGGTCCGACCGGGGTCGGCAAGACCACCACGATCGCCAAGCTGGCCGCCAATTTCCGCCTGAAAGAAAAGCGGAAAGTCGGGTTGATTACGGTCGACACGTATCGCATCGCGGCCGTCGAGCAGCTTCGCACCTATGCCGACATCATCGATCTGCCGATGGCCGTCGTCTCGACGCCGCGCGAGATGCGCGACGCAGTGGCCCGGATGAGGGATCTGGAATTGATCCTGATGGACACGGCCGGCCGCAGCCCGCGCGACGAAGTGAAGATTCAAGAATTGAAGTCGATGCTCTCCGAAGCCGCGGCCGACGAGGTGCATCTCGTGCTCAGCAGCACGGCTGGGGCCGCGAGCCTCGTGCGCACCGCAGGGCAATTCGCCGCGGTTGGCGCCACGACGCTGGTGCTCACGAAGCTCGACGAAGTGAACGGGCTCGGGAATCTCTTGCCGCTGTTGCGGTCCTGCAAATTGCCGCTGAGCTACGTGACCGACGGACAGAATG from Pirellulales bacterium includes these protein-coding regions:
- the flhF gene encoding flagellar biosynthesis protein FlhF; its protein translation is MDVKTYRARTMQEALNLVRRELGPNAAVLQTRDVRTGGLFRLLPGMRRVEVTASADVTVPSRMPSRTREADFNDAAGLDLSSAPRPDSQEYRRKFRDELQGQLTDLHSMVEDLCRRSQSSPPRDLPRSLFHLFTDLIEADVSEELARELIERIRGESPGDDLADEVLAKARIARMVEDEIQVTGPIRAEPGRRRLVALVGPTGVGKTTTIAKLAANFRLKEKRKVGLITVDTYRIAAVEQLRTYADIIDLPMAVVSTPREMRDAVARMRDLELILMDTAGRSPRDEVKIQELKSMLSEAAADEVHLVLSSTAGAASLVRTAGQFAAVGATTLVLTKLDEVNGLGNLLPLLRSCKLPLSYVTDGQNVPDDIEPADRRKLARMVLGMEV